The following proteins come from a genomic window of Fontisubflavum oceani:
- the coxB gene encoding cytochrome c oxidase subunit II has translation MALRTKMNGLWAGFGATLMATAASAQSVGEGLEIRGAPVPGGVNFQPPATELARELQALDNFLLVIITAIVLFVVALLAWTILRHNERANPEPATFTHNTKIEITWTVVPLVILFVIGGFSLPVLFKQQTIPEADVLIKATGYQWYWGYEYPEEGLEFESFMLAQDELEEFGYSQDEYLLATDTAVVVPTGQTIVMQVTAADVIHSWTIPAFGVKQDGVPGRLAELWFEVDPGQEGIYFGQCSELCGVNHAYMPITVFAVTPEEYDAWLAGEAQQFASTGTRAPAYIELAAVE, from the coding sequence ATGGCACTTCGGACGAAGATGAACGGTCTCTGGGCCGGATTTGGTGCAACACTTATGGCCACGGCCGCCAGCGCGCAAAGCGTGGGCGAAGGCCTAGAGATTCGCGGCGCGCCGGTGCCCGGCGGCGTGAATTTTCAACCACCTGCGACCGAATTGGCGCGTGAACTGCAAGCGCTCGACAACTTCCTCCTGGTGATCATCACAGCAATTGTGCTGTTCGTCGTGGCGCTTTTGGCTTGGACCATCCTGCGCCACAATGAGCGCGCCAACCCGGAACCGGCGACCTTTACCCATAACACAAAGATCGAGATCACCTGGACGGTTGTGCCTCTCGTGATCCTCTTCGTGATCGGCGGGTTTTCCTTGCCCGTGCTGTTCAAGCAGCAGACCATCCCGGAAGCCGATGTCTTGATCAAAGCGACGGGCTATCAGTGGTACTGGGGCTATGAGTATCCCGAAGAGGGCCTTGAGTTCGAAAGCTTCATGCTGGCCCAAGACGAGTTGGAAGAATTCGGCTATAGCCAAGACGAATATCTTCTGGCCACCGATACCGCCGTTGTCGTTCCAACGGGGCAGACCATTGTCATGCAGGTGACCGCCGCCGATGTGATCCATTCCTGGACCATTCCCGCCTTTGGCGTGAAGCAAGATGGCGTGCCGGGCCGCTTGGCGGAACTGTGGTTTGAAGTCGATCCGGGCCAGGAGGGCATCTATTTCGGTCAGTGTTCCGAGCTTTGCGGCGTGAACCACGCCTATATGCCGATCACTGTTTTTGCCGTGACGCCCGAGGAATATGACGCCTGGCTGGCCGGAGAGGCGCAGCAATTTGCCTCCACTGGGACCCGTGCGCCCGCCTATATCGAACTCGCAGCGGTCGAATAG
- a CDS encoding cytochrome c oxidase assembly protein, translating into MGALAWASVPLYDWFCRVTGYGGTTSVSETESDTILDQTILVRFDASLARDMPWEFRPMTQSMEIRLGETGLVFYEAYNPTDEPIAGTASYNVAPFDAGLYFSKIECFCFQQQILEPGQRVEMPVTFYVDPALIDDPEANGTPAITLSYTFHVTDIPEEYAALSGATN; encoded by the coding sequence ATGGGCGCATTGGCCTGGGCGTCCGTTCCGCTTTACGACTGGTTCTGCCGGGTCACGGGCTATGGCGGCACCACCAGTGTTTCCGAGACAGAGAGTGATACGATCCTGGATCAGACGATTCTGGTGCGGTTCGACGCTAGCCTGGCCCGCGATATGCCTTGGGAGTTCCGCCCGATGACCCAGTCGATGGAGATTCGCCTGGGCGAGACTGGGCTGGTTTTCTACGAAGCGTATAATCCGACGGACGAGCCGATTGCCGGCACCGCCAGCTATAACGTCGCGCCTTTTGACGCCGGTCTCTATTTCTCGAAGATCGAATGCTTCTGTTTCCAGCAGCAGATCTTGGAGCCTGGTCAGCGGGTCGAGATGCCGGTGACGTTCTATGTCGACCCGGCCTTGATCGACGATCCCGAGGCCAATGGCACCCCCGCGATCACGCTATCCTACACGTTCCATGTCACCGACATACCAGAAGAATACGCCGCGTTGAGCGGCGCCACGAACTAA
- a CDS encoding cytochrome c oxidase subunit 3 — protein sequence MAHVKNHDYHILPPSIYPLIASIGAFVMLAGAVLWMHGSGPWMFLIGFVAVLYVMFGWWSDVVAESNAGDHTPVVRLGLKYGFIMFIMSEVMFFAAWFWAFFKHAIYPMNIYEASEYVPAEFYQVDAFHLPLINTLVLLLSGCAVTWAHHALVHNESRKDVEHGLLIGIILGIAFTGLQAYEYVELLVHKDWTFGGDKFFSTFFMATGFHGLHVIIGTIFLFVCYLRVRAGQFTAEKHIGFEAAAWYWHFVDVVWLFLFAAVYVWGIG from the coding sequence ATGGCCCATGTGAAAAACCACGACTACCATATCCTTCCGCCATCAATTTATCCATTGATTGCGTCCATTGGGGCCTTTGTGATGCTCGCCGGCGCTGTCTTGTGGATGCATGGCTCGGGACCGTGGATGTTCCTGATCGGCTTTGTCGCGGTGCTTTATGTGATGTTCGGCTGGTGGTCGGATGTGGTCGCCGAAAGCAATGCGGGCGATCACACGCCGGTCGTGCGGCTCGGCCTGAAATACGGCTTCATCATGTTCATCATGTCCGAGGTGATGTTCTTCGCCGCGTGGTTCTGGGCCTTCTTCAAACACGCGATTTACCCGATGAACATCTATGAGGCATCGGAATATGTGCCAGCGGAGTTTTATCAGGTCGATGCCTTCCACCTGCCGCTGATCAATACGCTGGTCTTGTTGCTGTCCGGCTGTGCCGTGACCTGGGCGCACCATGCTTTGGTCCACAACGAAAGCCGCAAGGATGTTGAGCACGGGCTGCTGATCGGTATTATCCTCGGCATCGCTTTCACCGGCTTGCAGGCGTATGAATATGTCGAGTTGCTGGTTCACAAAGATTGGACCTTTGGCGGCGACAAGTTCTTCTCGACCTTCTTCATGGCGACCGGTTTCCACGGGCTCCATGTGATCATCGGGACAATCTTCCTCTTTGTTTGCTACCTCCGGGTTCGGGCGGGACAGTTTACTGCCGAGAAACATATCGGGTTCGAAGCCGCCGCTTGGTATTGGCACTTCGTTGATGTGGTCTGGTTGTTCCTCTTTGCGGCGGTCTATGTTTGGGGCATTGGCTGA
- a CDS encoding SURF1 family protein: MTRLIWPLLFGFGGAAILISLGVWQMQRLAWKEAVLADIDARITAAPVAIPANPDPEADRYLPVAAEGVVSDVFIRVLVSQRRIGAGYRVISPFEADGRVILLDRGFIRVAEEIPVAPTGSVTVTGNLHWPDEVTGSTPVPDLDANIWFARDVPALAEALGTEPILMIAREMSQSEGALTPLPVDTSGIPNDHLSYAITWFSLALIWLGMTLYLLWRIRRRTI; the protein is encoded by the coding sequence GTGACACGACTGATCTGGCCTTTGCTTTTCGGATTTGGCGGCGCGGCCATTCTGATCTCGCTCGGTGTCTGGCAGATGCAGCGCCTGGCCTGGAAAGAGGCGGTGCTGGCCGATATCGACGCGCGGATCACCGCAGCCCCCGTGGCGATCCCCGCCAATCCTGACCCAGAAGCGGATCGTTATCTACCCGTCGCCGCCGAAGGGGTCGTCAGCGATGTGTTTATCCGCGTCCTGGTCAGTCAGCGGCGCATCGGTGCCGGGTATCGCGTTATCTCGCCCTTTGAAGCCGACGGTCGGGTGATTTTACTCGACCGAGGGTTCATCCGCGTGGCCGAGGAGATACCGGTCGCCCCCACCGGTTCGGTGACAGTGACAGGCAATCTGCATTGGCCAGACGAGGTCACCGGCTCAACGCCTGTGCCTGATCTGGACGCCAATATCTGGTTTGCGCGCGACGTGCCCGCCCTGGCCGAGGCGCTTGGCACCGAGCCGATCCTGATGATTGCCCGCGAGATGTCGCAATCAGAGGGCGCTTTGACGCCCTTGCCCGTCGACACGAGTGGCATCCCGAACGATCACCTAAGCTATGCGATCACCTGGTTTTCACTGGCGCTGATCTGGTTGGGGATGACACTCTATCTTCTCTGGCGTATCAGGCGTCGGACGATCTAA